The Opitutales bacterium ASA1 genome window below encodes:
- a CDS encoding Fe2+-dependent dioxygenase, translating into MILSIPDILPADALRRARERLETADWIDGRATAGHQGARVKNNRQLPVESPVAREVGTVLLQALARTPLFVSAALPLHILPPMFNSYSGGEQFGTHVDGSIRTIPGTDKRLRTDLSCTFFFAGPEEYDGGELIIEDTYGVKSVKLPAGHMVLYPSTSLHRVTPVTRGTRLCSFFWLQSMIREDTKRSLLFEMDVAIQRLGADTPGHPSVVQLTGVYHNLIRQWAEM; encoded by the coding sequence ATGATTCTCTCCATACCCGACATCCTGCCTGCCGACGCCCTGAGGCGCGCCCGCGAGCGACTCGAAACCGCCGACTGGATCGACGGTCGCGCCACCGCCGGGCACCAAGGCGCACGCGTGAAAAACAACCGGCAGCTGCCGGTCGAGTCCCCGGTCGCCCGCGAGGTGGGAACCGTGCTGCTCCAAGCTCTCGCCCGCACGCCTCTTTTCGTCTCCGCCGCTCTGCCGCTGCACATCCTCCCGCCCATGTTCAACAGCTACTCCGGCGGCGAACAGTTCGGCACGCACGTCGACGGCTCGATCCGCACGATCCCCGGTACTGACAAGCGCCTACGCACGGACCTCTCCTGCACGTTCTTCTTCGCCGGACCGGAAGAATACGACGGCGGAGAGCTGATCATCGAAGACACCTACGGCGTGAAGTCCGTGAAGTTGCCCGCCGGCCACATGGTCCTTTATCCGTCCACGAGCCTGCACCGTGTCACTCCGGTCACGCGTGGCACGCGCCTGTGTTCGTTCTTTTGGCTCCAGAGCATGATCCGCGAGGACACGAAGCGCTCGTTGCTCTTCGAGATGGACGTCGCCATCCAGCGCCTGGGCGCGGACACGCCCGGGCATCCGTCCGTCGTCCAACTCACGGGTGTCTATCACAATCTGATTCGCCAGTGGGCCGAGATGTAG
- the piuA gene encoding TonB-dependent siderophore receptor PiuA, with product MNTIPSKTAQSRRFAAVTALSVAHGLSSSAAVAPESQSPGAAPDDAPVTLPEYTVRDLAARQASSPKFTAPLLDTPQTLSVIPVEIFAQQGAQNLGDVLRNTPGITFLAGEGGNATSADGDSFFMRGFDTSNNVFVDGVRDAGQVARDVYNLEQVEIAKGPAGSDVGRGATSGYVNLATKVARAGRLHQGTLAYGSDDKKRVTFDVNEQVNDAAAVRLAAMWQDGGVAGRDVAKQDRWAVAPSLTLGLGARTRASVAIEHYEQDDLPDYGLPRGALPDGGGFDPAPPTVSQETFYGTIHDFDRAESDSVTVRVDHDLDGVHLSNQTRFKSVDRRAYVTAPTNYSATTGLVSRSRQGNQRENDTWSNLTNLRATFETGALRHTLSAGLEYLHEEQNTLAHSSQALPGTSLTNPDMTSAVPDPVPTAWNEGKMETKALYAFDTVALDERWSLTGGFRIDDYDVVAGTARDDDRLFSWKAGIVYKPRANGSVYVGYGDSAQPPGSALSLSTGATNANNPALEPQEARNLEIGTKWSFFEGRLAATGALFETENDGIASTDTITGEVVQRNSQKVRGVELGVTGQITPNWLVFGSLALLDSEYSAPTAVSNAATDGAELQRTPKVSGSVWSTWRFDNGLTLGGGVQYTGETQRQTTNTPSANMPEVPDYFVADIVASYPVNDHLTLRLNVNNVFDEFYLRSLNNNGNRYNPGAPRSFLLSADVRF from the coding sequence ATGAACACGATCCCCTCCAAAACCGCTCAGTCGCGCCGCTTCGCTGCGGTCACCGCATTGTCCGTCGCTCACGGCCTAAGCTCCTCCGCGGCCGTCGCGCCCGAGAGCCAGTCACCCGGAGCCGCGCCCGACGACGCTCCGGTCACACTCCCCGAATACACGGTGCGCGATCTCGCCGCCCGACAGGCCTCGTCGCCCAAGTTCACCGCTCCGCTCCTCGACACGCCTCAGACGCTCTCGGTCATCCCGGTGGAGATCTTCGCCCAACAGGGTGCCCAAAACCTCGGCGACGTCCTCCGCAACACCCCCGGCATCACGTTTCTCGCGGGCGAAGGCGGCAACGCCACGAGTGCCGACGGCGACTCGTTTTTCATGCGCGGCTTCGACACGTCCAACAACGTCTTCGTCGACGGCGTGCGCGACGCCGGTCAAGTGGCGCGCGATGTCTACAATCTCGAGCAGGTCGAGATCGCGAAAGGACCGGCCGGATCGGACGTCGGCCGCGGTGCCACGTCGGGCTACGTCAATCTCGCGACGAAGGTCGCCCGCGCAGGTCGTCTGCATCAAGGCACGCTCGCCTACGGCAGCGACGACAAGAAGCGCGTCACGTTCGACGTGAACGAACAAGTCAACGACGCCGCTGCGGTCCGCCTCGCCGCCATGTGGCAAGACGGCGGCGTGGCCGGGCGCGACGTCGCGAAGCAGGACCGCTGGGCCGTCGCTCCGTCCCTGACGCTCGGACTCGGAGCCCGGACGCGCGCTTCGGTCGCGATCGAACACTACGAGCAGGACGACCTGCCCGACTACGGCCTTCCCCGTGGCGCTCTGCCCGACGGCGGCGGCTTCGACCCGGCGCCTCCGACGGTGAGCCAAGAGACGTTTTACGGCACGATCCACGACTTCGATCGCGCCGAGAGCGACTCCGTGACCGTGCGTGTCGATCACGACCTCGACGGAGTTCATCTGAGTAATCAGACGCGGTTCAAGTCCGTCGACCGTCGGGCCTACGTCACGGCACCCACCAACTACAGTGCGACCACCGGACTCGTCTCGCGCTCACGCCAGGGCAACCAGCGGGAAAACGACACGTGGTCCAACCTGACCAACCTCCGCGCCACCTTCGAGACCGGAGCCCTTCGTCACACCCTCAGCGCCGGCCTCGAATACCTGCACGAGGAGCAAAACACCCTCGCCCACTCCTCCCAGGCCCTTCCCGGCACCTCGCTCACGAACCCGGACATGACCTCCGCCGTGCCCGACCCGGTGCCCACCGCGTGGAACGAGGGCAAGATGGAGACGAAAGCGCTCTACGCGTTCGACACCGTCGCGCTCGACGAACGTTGGTCGCTCACCGGAGGCTTCCGGATCGACGACTACGACGTCGTGGCCGGCACCGCTCGCGACGACGATCGCCTCTTCAGTTGGAAGGCCGGCATCGTCTACAAGCCGCGCGCGAACGGCTCCGTCTACGTCGGGTACGGCGATTCTGCACAACCTCCCGGCAGCGCACTTTCCTTGAGCACGGGTGCAACCAACGCGAACAACCCGGCTCTCGAACCACAGGAAGCCCGCAACCTCGAGATCGGCACGAAGTGGAGCTTCTTCGAGGGACGCCTCGCGGCCACCGGCGCGCTCTTCGAAACCGAAAACGACGGTATCGCTTCCACGGATACGATCACCGGCGAGGTCGTGCAACGAAACAGCCAGAAGGTCCGAGGCGTCGAACTCGGCGTGACCGGGCAGATCACGCCGAACTGGCTCGTGTTCGGATCGTTGGCCCTGCTCGACAGCGAATACTCCGCACCCACCGCCGTCTCCAACGCGGCGACCGACGGCGCCGAACTCCAGCGCACGCCCAAGGTCTCCGGCAGCGTCTGGTCGACGTGGCGTTTCGACAACGGTCTCACCCTCGGCGGAGGCGTGCAATACACCGGCGAGACGCAGCGCCAGACGACCAACACGCCTTCCGCCAACATGCCCGAAGTCCCCGACTACTTCGTCGCCGACATCGTCGCTTCTTACCCGGTGAACGACCACCTCACGCTCCGACTGAACGTGAACAACGTCTTCGACGAGTTCTACCTGCGCAGCCTCAACAACAACGGCAACCGCTACAACCCCGGGGCTCCGCGCAGCTTCCTGCTCAGCGCCGACGTCCGCTTCTGA